Proteins from a genomic interval of Chroococcidiopsis thermalis PCC 7203:
- a CDS encoding site-2 protease family protein yields MFTTASETPIILTVVLVALGILSWGFIRARKFGKLGILAWLQSVVLISPWLLFFGLFATGIYLNLAGVLLLIVASTAIYVFLGNRLRAAGQDAILRAKATEKLAGNSTTPEPNAADDGSVKAVEILNKPEVMPIPDEDLTTIRGIFGIDTFFATESIPYQDGVIFKGNLRGEPEAVYNRLNTTLQERMGVSETAPEKPRYRLFLVENVDGRPVVIVLPSRNDPRPSTVGQKIFALVLFLATIATSLETAGILQGFDFFTTPGRFPEALPIALGILAVLAAHEIGHRVLAQRYQVRLSPPFFLPTLQIGAFGAITRIESLLPNRTALFDIAIAGPVAGGVVSLLMLFAGLILSHPGSMYQVPSQFFQGSILVGALSKVVLGSAVNQALVDVHPLTIIGWLGLVITALNLMPAGQLDGGRVVQAIYGRKTAGRTTFATVIVLAIASLANPLALYWAVVILFLQRDLERPSLNELTEPNDARAALGLLALFLMIATLLPLTPALAGRLGIGG; encoded by the coding sequence ATGTTTACTACGGCATCAGAAACCCCCATCATCCTCACCGTTGTCTTGGTTGCACTCGGTATCTTGAGTTGGGGCTTTATCAGGGCAAGGAAATTTGGCAAACTCGGTATCCTCGCCTGGTTACAGTCAGTAGTGCTGATCTCTCCCTGGCTGCTATTCTTTGGCTTATTCGCCACTGGAATTTATCTCAATTTGGCGGGAGTGTTGCTGTTAATCGTCGCTTCGACAGCTATATATGTCTTTCTCGGCAACCGTCTCCGCGCCGCTGGACAAGATGCCATTCTCCGCGCCAAAGCTACAGAAAAACTAGCAGGTAACTCGACAACTCCAGAACCAAATGCAGCAGATGATGGTTCGGTCAAGGCAGTAGAAATACTGAACAAACCGGAGGTGATGCCCATCCCAGATGAAGACCTGACTACCATTCGCGGTATTTTTGGCATCGACACATTTTTTGCCACAGAGTCAATTCCCTATCAAGATGGCGTAATTTTCAAAGGCAACCTACGCGGAGAACCAGAAGCAGTTTACAATCGCCTCAACACAACTTTGCAAGAACGCATGGGAGTCAGCGAAACGGCTCCAGAGAAACCCCGTTATCGCTTATTTTTAGTGGAAAATGTCGATGGTAGACCAGTCGTCATCGTCCTTCCTAGCCGCAACGACCCCCGCCCCTCAACCGTAGGACAAAAGATTTTCGCGCTAGTCCTGTTTCTTGCTACCATTGCCACAAGTTTAGAAACTGCTGGTATTCTGCAAGGATTCGACTTCTTTACAACTCCAGGTCGTTTCCCCGAAGCTTTACCAATTGCATTGGGAATTCTAGCTGTTTTAGCCGCCCACGAAATCGGACATCGGGTGTTAGCCCAGCGCTACCAAGTTCGCCTCAGTCCTCCCTTCTTCCTGCCAACGCTGCAAATTGGAGCATTTGGAGCAATTACGCGGATTGAATCGCTACTACCCAACCGCACAGCCTTATTTGATATTGCTATTGCTGGTCCCGTGGCTGGGGGTGTTGTTTCCTTACTGATGCTGTTTGCGGGTCTAATCCTCTCGCATCCTGGCAGTATGTATCAAGTACCGTCGCAATTTTTTCAAGGCTCAATTTTAGTCGGAGCTTTATCTAAAGTCGTTTTGGGTTCTGCCGTCAACCAAGCTTTGGTAGACGTTCACCCGCTGACAATTATTGGCTGGTTGGGGTTGGTAATTACAGCGCTGAATCTGATGCCAGCCGGACAGTTAGATGGTGGGCGAGTCGTACAAGCAATTTACGGGCGTAAAACCGCCGGACGCACGACTTTTGCCACAGTAATCGTTTTGGCGATCGCATCTTTAGCTAATCCGTTAGCTTTATACTGGGCAGTTGTTATCCTTTTCTTGCAACGAGATTTAGAACGCCCTAGCCTGAACGAGTTAACAGAACCGAATGATGCTAGAGCAGCTTTAGGTTTATTAGCACTGTTTTTGATGATAGCTACCCTCCTACCCCTCACACCCGCATTAGCAGGACGCTTAGGAATCGGTGGTTAA
- a CDS encoding type ISP restriction/modification enzyme — translation MSKVLISQYQVERARIIRSEGTFQTDSLRIAFQELLDEYCKSKDFQLIPELDYQTKIGRVIYPNGTVKDTLRLNWGYWNREANNLDRAIENKLSQGYPDSNILFEDSQTAVLIQAGTEVMRVSMQDGDALEQILNRFLNYVPPEVRDFRAAIETFKQDLPTILNTLRDMLEQQSARNPEFQRAKYQIWEICKESINPEITLLDIREMMIQHILTEDIFSNIFNESQYYRENNIARELQRALNTFFTSSTKNNLLSTIERYYGVIRKTATNIYNHSEKQKFLKAIYENFYQAYNPQAADRLGIVYTPNEVVRFIIESVDYLLEQHFHKKLASKNIEILDPATGTGTFITELIEYLPKNKLTYKYKNEIFCNEIALLPYHIANLNIEFTYKQKMSRYEEFKNICFVDTLEHAFFEEGKQEDLFSLNIENNERIQRQNNRTISVIIGNPPYHSDRNISYPTIDRRVKETYIRNSQARKTKAYDLYARFLRWASDRLGKNGIIAFVSNNSFIDARTYDGLRKVITEEFNEIYIINLKGNARTSGDRRHREGGNIFNDKIRVGIAVYFLVRKEGDRNCQIYYHALPDYATTKEKNIYLAERKFLEIQFEQIVPDANNNWLNRVDNDFYTLIPVADRDTKFSKDRREARAIFKLFTLGVITARDEWVYAESETALESKVRYFIGIYNQAVDNRNTRENLDRTIKWTRRLKRYLNRGISYQFKTNNIRDCLYRPFVTKKLYFSPEVNEMQYQLGQVFDRNCQNLLIGFTAPGSTKSFMTLASDRIPDYHLIGDSQCLPLYCYDENGDRVDNITDWGLEQFQNYYCRDVTSNISTITKLDIFHYTYAVLHYPAYRAKYQQNLNRDFPRLPFYNNFWQWVNWGQQLLKLHIRYETVALYPLQRIDLPTCSAMKVKLKADRDRGRIIIDTVTTLEGIPTSAWEYMLGNHSALEWVLEQYKEKKPKDATVAARFHTYRFANYKEQAIALLQRVCTVSVETMRIVGEMSS, via the coding sequence GTGTCAAAAGTTCTAATTAGTCAATATCAAGTAGAAAGAGCAAGAATTATCCGCTCTGAAGGAACGTTTCAGACAGATTCTTTACGGATTGCGTTTCAAGAACTACTAGATGAATACTGCAAGAGTAAAGATTTTCAGTTAATCCCAGAACTAGATTATCAAACTAAAATTGGTAGAGTTATTTACCCTAACGGTACAGTTAAAGATACTTTACGCCTAAATTGGGGTTATTGGAATAGAGAGGCTAATAATTTAGATCGAGCAATTGAAAATAAACTATCCCAAGGTTACCCAGATAGCAATATTTTATTTGAAGACTCGCAAACAGCAGTTTTAATTCAAGCTGGAACTGAAGTTATGCGCGTTTCCATGCAAGATGGAGACGCACTAGAGCAAATTCTCAATCGTTTTCTCAACTATGTTCCTCCAGAAGTCAGAGATTTTCGCGCTGCTATTGAGACATTCAAGCAAGACTTACCAACAATTCTCAATACATTAAGAGACATGTTGGAACAACAAAGCGCTAGAAATCCAGAATTTCAAAGAGCAAAATATCAAATTTGGGAAATTTGCAAAGAATCAATTAATCCTGAAATTACTTTATTAGATATTCGGGAAATGATGATTCAGCATATTTTAACAGAAGATATTTTTAGCAATATATTTAATGAATCTCAATATTATCGGGAAAATAATATTGCTCGCGAATTACAACGAGCTTTAAATACTTTTTTTACTAGTAGTACAAAAAACAATTTACTGAGTACTATCGAACGTTACTATGGTGTGATTAGAAAAACTGCTACTAATATCTACAACCATTCTGAAAAACAAAAGTTTTTAAAAGCTATTTATGAAAACTTTTATCAAGCATATAATCCTCAAGCAGCCGATCGCTTGGGGATTGTTTATACACCGAATGAGGTGGTTCGCTTTATCATCGAAAGCGTAGATTATTTACTAGAACAACATTTCCACAAGAAATTAGCTTCAAAAAATATTGAAATTCTCGATCCTGCAACTGGTACGGGAACGTTTATCACTGAACTAATTGAATATTTACCAAAAAACAAACTGACATATAAGTATAAAAACGAAATTTTTTGTAACGAGATTGCACTCTTACCTTATCACATAGCTAATCTGAACATTGAATTTACTTACAAGCAAAAAATGAGTAGATATGAAGAATTTAAAAACATTTGTTTTGTCGATACTCTAGAACACGCCTTTTTTGAAGAAGGTAAACAGGAAGATTTATTTAGCTTAAATATAGAAAACAACGAACGCATTCAACGCCAAAATAATCGCACCATTTCTGTAATTATTGGCAATCCTCCATATCATAGCGATCGCAACATTAGTTATCCCACGATCGATCGCCGCGTGAAAGAGACTTATATTAGAAATAGCCAAGCGCGGAAAACAAAAGCATACGATCTATACGCTAGATTTCTGCGTTGGGCATCCGATCGCTTGGGTAAAAATGGTATTATCGCTTTTGTTTCTAATAATTCTTTTATTGATGCTCGGACTTACGATGGTTTAAGAAAAGTTATTACTGAAGAATTCAACGAAATTTATATTATTAATCTTAAAGGAAACGCTCGAACGAGTGGCGATCGCAGGCATCGAGAAGGAGGTAATATATTTAATGATAAAATTCGTGTGGGAATTGCCGTCTATTTTCTAGTTAGAAAAGAAGGCGATCGCAATTGTCAAATTTATTACCACGCTCTCCCTGACTATGCTACTACAAAAGAGAAAAATATTTATCTAGCCGAACGCAAGTTTTTAGAAATTCAATTCGAGCAGATCGTACCAGATGCAAATAATAATTGGCTCAATCGAGTAGATAATGATTTTTATACTCTCATACCTGTTGCAGATCGCGACACTAAGTTTAGTAAAGATCGACGAGAAGCAAGAGCAATCTTTAAATTGTTTACCCTTGGGGTTATTACTGCTAGAGATGAATGGGTTTATGCCGAATCAGAAACGGCGCTAGAATCAAAAGTTAGGTACTTCATTGGTATTTATAATCAAGCAGTTGATAACCGAAACACACGGGAAAATCTCGATCGCACTATCAAATGGACGAGGAGATTAAAACGGTATCTAAATCGAGGAATAAGCTATCAATTTAAAACTAACAATATTCGAGACTGTTTGTATAGACCATTTGTGACTAAAAAATTGTATTTTAGTCCAGAGGTAAATGAGATGCAATATCAACTAGGGCAAGTATTTGATCGGAACTGTCAAAATTTGCTGATTGGTTTTACTGCACCTGGTTCGACTAAATCATTCATGACTTTAGCTAGCGATCGCATTCCAGATTATCATCTGATCGGTGATTCGCAATGCCTTCCTTTATATTGCTACGATGAAAATGGCGATCGCGTTGATAATATTACAGATTGGGGACTAGAACAATTTCAAAATTATTATTGTAGAGACGTTACATCTAACATCTCTACAATTACCAAATTGGATATTTTTCACTATACCTATGCCGTTCTACACTATCCGGCTTATCGCGCAAAATATCAGCAGAATTTAAACAGAGACTTTCCTCGCCTACCTTTCTACAATAACTTTTGGCAGTGGGTGAATTGGGGTCAACAGTTGTTGAAATTACATATTCGTTATGAAACTGTAGCACTCTACCCTCTCCAGCGCATCGATCTCCCAACATGCAGCGCTATGAAGGTGAAACTGAAAGCAGATCGCGATCGAGGCAGAATTATTATAGATACGGTGACAACCTTAGAAGGCATTCCTACATCTGCTTGGGAATATATGTTAGGAAACCACTCAGCTTTAGAGTGGGTGTTAGAGCAATATAAAGAGAAGAAACCTAAAGATGCAACTGTAGCTGCCAGATTTCATACTTATCGCTTTGCCAATTATAAAGAGCAAGCGATCGCGTTACTGCAAAGAGTTTGTACTGTCAGTGTCGAGACAATGAGAATTGTAGGGGAAATGAGTAGTTAG
- a CDS encoding dynamin family protein, with protein MIVPAPQPNVQNLQQEAIALFKEISFLMDNAASALSTDSSSDKYKDFQQEVLSVSHNVEKLELMMAIVAPMKAGKSTIINAIAGQEILPSRNAAMTTLPTQIIFNSDLTQPTLTLSPEIISVYQQTLQALQTKIQTLGMQRIQDKIAQYPHLQDLLPKIQDPTSLQLQEITSGREEIIQVLMSLNDIVRLCNTIDPSTDPLGKLTEVPCIQVPMGRSRRLSPADTANNKPDLLGNLVIVDTPGPNEAGENLKLATVVAEQLKQSSMVLIVLDFTQLKTEAAEQVKRDVQRVIDLRGKDNLYILVNKVDQRREGDMTSEQLRQFIAAEFGIGNDDTNQVFEVSARRAFSAAHFTHELEQHPELTLSEIPAARVLAQEVFGIDWEEELAEVTSEEIRKKAQKLWNKSGFEPFLEKAVKALMERAAPKCLKSALNLGRSRLVQLRDEVKLRSSAICQDAEKLQLELYALEADLHRLELCRSRLKDVDSIKSQLHQNLHELLQVLKKEATVNLEIFFAKEEYQRADLIKKMDMRARELFLTNIGDFELFPKWVSSRLKSQVEFKTSGLFEFESPEVAEEFVDQAVTYVKQRADSLLSSVRDRTSQEIEQARQSLLDLLEQETKPIIEGACQRLNEAFNLDLSLPTMQWESFETMGFVRPPVKRQSRFVDRGNVEVLRNQRQWWHWLWIVPVEVKVQIRRPRVIEDYYTVSLNTLIAKVNQSIEGSIDNINLEIEKYLDKDFQQRVDVFFANLDTFLHNYRDNLSQAQIDQKLSLEEKEKLVEELSFLLPEATAQIQTAESYIEYTDQMLSN; from the coding sequence ATGATTGTTCCAGCGCCTCAGCCTAACGTACAAAATTTGCAACAAGAAGCGATCGCTTTATTCAAGGAAATTAGTTTTCTGATGGATAACGCCGCCAGCGCTCTCAGCACTGATAGTTCTAGCGATAAGTACAAAGACTTTCAGCAAGAGGTCTTGAGTGTATCTCACAATGTGGAAAAATTAGAGCTAATGATGGCGATCGTTGCGCCGATGAAGGCTGGTAAGTCTACAATTATCAACGCCATTGCCGGACAGGAAATTCTCCCTAGTCGCAATGCAGCAATGACAACCCTACCAACACAAATTATTTTTAACTCGGATTTGACTCAGCCAACCTTAACCCTGAGTCCCGAAATTATTTCTGTTTATCAACAGACGCTTCAGGCTTTACAAACAAAGATTCAAACTTTGGGAATGCAGCGCATCCAAGACAAGATCGCGCAATATCCTCATTTACAAGATTTGCTGCCCAAAATTCAAGACCCCACAAGTCTACAGTTGCAAGAAATAACCTCTGGACGAGAGGAAATTATTCAGGTATTGATGAGTTTGAACGATATCGTTCGCCTTTGCAATACCATTGACCCATCTACAGACCCCTTGGGAAAGCTTACAGAAGTTCCCTGCATTCAGGTTCCAATGGGGCGATCGCGCCGCCTATCTCCAGCGGATACAGCTAATAATAAGCCAGATCTGTTAGGCAATTTGGTTATTGTCGATACCCCTGGACCCAACGAAGCGGGAGAAAACCTCAAGCTTGCTACAGTAGTCGCCGAACAACTCAAGCAAAGTTCGATGGTATTGATCGTACTAGACTTCACTCAGTTGAAAACAGAAGCCGCCGAACAGGTCAAACGGGACGTACAAAGAGTTATCGATCTACGGGGTAAAGATAACCTGTACATTTTAGTAAACAAAGTCGATCAACGGCGCGAAGGCGACATGACATCAGAACAGCTGCGCCAATTTATTGCAGCTGAATTTGGCATTGGCAATGACGATACAAACCAAGTATTTGAAGTCTCAGCTAGAAGGGCATTTTCTGCCGCTCACTTTACCCACGAACTAGAGCAGCACCCCGAGCTTACTCTGAGTGAGATCCCCGCAGCACGGGTATTAGCTCAAGAAGTCTTCGGGATTGATTGGGAAGAAGAACTAGCAGAAGTTACCTCGGAAGAAATTCGGAAAAAAGCTCAAAAATTATGGAATAAGTCTGGATTTGAGCCATTTTTAGAAAAAGCTGTAAAAGCATTGATGGAACGCGCTGCACCTAAGTGTTTGAAATCTGCCCTTAATCTCGGTCGCAGTCGTTTGGTACAGCTAAGGGATGAAGTCAAGCTCCGCAGTAGTGCCATTTGTCAAGACGCAGAGAAATTGCAGTTAGAGTTATATGCGCTAGAAGCCGATTTGCATCGCCTTGAATTGTGTCGCAGCCGCCTCAAGGATGTCGATTCGATCAAATCTCAACTGCATCAAAATCTCCACGAACTGTTACAAGTGCTGAAAAAAGAAGCAACTGTGAATTTAGAAATTTTCTTTGCCAAAGAAGAGTACCAACGGGCTGACTTAATTAAAAAGATGGACATGAGAGCGCGGGAACTTTTCTTAACTAATATTGGTGACTTTGAACTTTTTCCTAAGTGGGTATCGTCACGCCTTAAATCGCAAGTTGAGTTTAAAACTTCTGGTTTATTTGAATTTGAGAGTCCGGAAGTAGCAGAAGAGTTTGTCGATCAGGCAGTCACTTATGTTAAACAGAGGGCAGATAGTTTATTAAGCAGCGTTCGCGATCGCACGAGTCAAGAAATCGAACAGGCGCGTCAAAGCCTATTAGATCTTCTAGAACAAGAAACAAAGCCAATTATTGAAGGAGCTTGTCAGCGATTAAATGAAGCTTTCAACTTAGATTTATCTCTGCCGACAATGCAGTGGGAGTCTTTTGAGACAATGGGTTTTGTCAGACCTCCAGTTAAAAGGCAAAGTCGATTTGTCGATCGCGGTAATGTGGAAGTATTAAGAAATCAGCGTCAGTGGTGGCATTGGTTGTGGATAGTTCCCGTAGAAGTCAAAGTTCAGATCCGACGACCGCGAGTGATTGAAGATTACTATACTGTATCTTTAAATACGCTAATTGCCAAAGTAAATCAATCGATTGAAGGCAGTATTGATAATATTAATTTGGAAATCGAGAAATATCTAGATAAAGATTTTCAGCAAAGAGTAGATGTATTTTTTGCAAATCTCGATACTTTTCTCCATAATTACAGAGATAATTTGAGCCAAGCTCAAATCGATCAAAAACTATCTCTAGAAGAAAAAGAAAAATTGGTAGAAGAACTGAGTTTTCTTCTACCTGAAGCCACAGCACAAATCCAAACCGCAGAAAGTTATATTGAATATACAGACCAAATGCTGAGCAACTAG
- a CDS encoding DUF4142 domain-containing protein has protein sequence MQRKIITAALVAVGLFVSLEYKTLAQSSQSPTQSSPGTTTQPVPDATRSTPGATESNPSINQPNRDSTQTQPSTTGQNQQLSTQDRQFITEAAQGGMAEVQLGKLALQRASSQEVKDYAQHMIDEHTKVNQELMALAQQKGVTPPKTIGQKNEAVRAKLSKLSGSAFDKAYMNEAGVKAHAQQEALFSQQAKQGQDPDLKAFAAKVLPTVQEHLQQAQKQTGNSATKK, from the coding sequence ATGCAACGCAAAATTATCACTGCTGCTCTTGTGGCAGTCGGGTTGTTTGTCTCTTTAGAATACAAAACCTTAGCACAATCAAGTCAATCCCCAACTCAATCTTCTCCTGGAACTACGACGCAGCCTGTTCCTGATGCAACTCGCTCTACACCTGGTGCAACTGAGTCGAATCCCAGCATAAACCAACCTAATCGCGATTCAACTCAGACTCAACCCAGCACAACCGGGCAAAATCAGCAACTCAGTACTCAAGATCGGCAGTTTATTACTGAAGCAGCCCAAGGGGGAATGGCGGAAGTCCAACTCGGAAAACTTGCCTTGCAACGCGCCTCTAGCCAAGAGGTAAAAGATTATGCTCAGCACATGATTGACGAGCATACTAAAGTTAATCAAGAGCTAATGGCTTTGGCACAACAAAAAGGTGTAACTCCACCAAAAACCATCGGTCAAAAAAATGAAGCTGTACGGGCAAAGCTATCGAAGCTTTCTGGCAGCGCTTTTGATAAGGCATATATGAACGAGGCAGGAGTTAAAGCCCACGCTCAGCAAGAAGCTTTATTCAGCCAGCAGGCGAAACAAGGTCAAGATCCAGATCTAAAAGCTTTTGCTGCTAAAGTCTTACCCACAGTACAAGAGCATTTGCAACAGGCACAAAAACAAACGGGTAATAGTGCTACTAAAAAATAA
- a CDS encoding Ig-like domain-containing protein, with amino-acid sequence MSATKSWFQPIDRVAIALIFVLSLLIGLLVWRGDIVAPKVRDFSWQARQIGASDRSFSLTFSRPMNTNSVEANLQIDPPLPGKVSWAGRRLAYTLLEPAPYGATYRVQLRFARDKFTPETDLRRLLQPFEATFSTRDRAFVYLGVEGEEQGRLVLYNFTQQKKTILTPKNLAVVDYKLYPHGDKILFSASDRQNRQNHNPQGLLSAQIYTVTTGISTPQPDRTHWFSFLNHQQVPSPGKIDLILDNKDYQNLKFDLSPDGNTILVQRVSQRQSDRFGFWIVRPNSPPQEMETEPGGDFLITPDSQTVAVAQGQGVAILPLQADAKKPLEFLPQFGMVLDFAPDGTQGAMVRFNSDYTRSLFLVTNQGVQRELLRTTGSILSAQFDPRAGILYCLLTQLMQGNTYEEQPYLSAINLKTGKQTPLVVLPNQRDIQMSLAPDGLGLLFDQVVTAANANPSPTLPRTEQGQAIATSHLWLLPLPETINADLTNQLRPEQLPLPGFRPRWIP; translated from the coding sequence ATGTCAGCTACTAAGTCTTGGTTCCAACCCATCGATCGCGTGGCGATCGCCCTGATCTTCGTTCTCAGTCTGCTCATTGGACTGTTGGTGTGGCGCGGGGATATAGTTGCACCCAAAGTGAGAGATTTTAGTTGGCAAGCTAGACAGATTGGTGCTAGCGATCGCTCTTTTAGCCTCACGTTTAGCCGTCCGATGAATACCAATAGCGTCGAGGCAAACTTACAAATCGATCCGCCACTACCAGGTAAAGTTAGTTGGGCAGGACGACGGTTAGCGTATACTTTGCTAGAACCAGCACCCTATGGCGCGACGTATCGCGTGCAGTTACGCTTTGCCAGAGATAAGTTTACGCCTGAAACAGATTTGAGGCGGCTGCTACAACCTTTTGAGGCAACTTTTAGTACCCGCGATCGCGCTTTTGTCTATCTCGGTGTAGAAGGAGAGGAACAAGGCAGGCTCGTCCTTTACAATTTCACCCAGCAAAAGAAAACGATCCTCACGCCGAAAAATCTGGCAGTCGTTGATTATAAGCTTTATCCTCATGGTGACAAAATTCTCTTTTCTGCTAGCGATCGCCAAAATCGCCAAAATCACAATCCCCAAGGGTTACTTTCTGCCCAGATTTATACTGTCACAACTGGAATTTCTACCCCTCAACCAGATCGGACTCACTGGTTTTCTTTCTTGAATCATCAACAAGTCCCGTCTCCAGGCAAAATTGACCTAATTTTAGATAACAAAGACTATCAAAATCTCAAATTTGACTTGTCTCCCGATGGCAACACTATATTGGTGCAGCGTGTCAGCCAGCGTCAATCCGATCGATTTGGTTTTTGGATCGTCCGTCCCAATTCTCCGCCGCAGGAAATGGAAACGGAACCAGGAGGAGACTTTTTAATTACTCCTGATAGTCAAACAGTAGCAGTTGCCCAAGGACAAGGAGTCGCAATTTTACCTTTACAAGCTGATGCAAAAAAACCCTTAGAATTTCTGCCTCAATTTGGTATGGTACTGGATTTTGCCCCCGATGGTACGCAAGGGGCAATGGTGCGATTTAATTCCGATTACACGCGATCGCTATTTTTAGTCACAAACCAAGGCGTACAAAGAGAATTATTACGCACGACTGGTTCTATTCTCAGCGCTCAGTTCGATCCGCGTGCCGGAATTCTCTACTGCTTGCTGACACAGTTGATGCAGGGAAATACTTATGAGGAACAGCCGTATTTAAGCGCGATCAATCTCAAAACCGGAAAACAAACGCCTCTAGTCGTGCTACCCAATCAGAGAGATATTCAGATGAGTTTAGCTCCCGATGGCTTGGGTTTGCTATTCGATCAAGTCGTGACAGCAGCCAATGCTAACCCATCTCCAACTTTACCCCGTACCGAGCAAGGACAGGCGATCGCCACCAGTCATTTATGGCTACTCCCACTTCCTGAAACTATAAATGCCGATCTCACCAACCAATTGCGTCCCGAACAGTTGCCCTTACCTGGCTTTCGTCCCAGATGGATACCTTAA
- a CDS encoding four helix bundle protein produces the protein MKKKSFKSHEDLAIFELAFDTAMTIYELTKKFPIEERYSLTDQIRRSSRSVCANLAEAWRKRRYKAAFIAKLNDCEAEASETQVWIKFAVKCGYIEINQAREIYSTYNKVLCGLVNMINNSAQWTIGE, from the coding sequence GTGAAGAAAAAGTCTTTTAAGAGCCATGAAGATTTAGCAATATTTGAGTTAGCATTCGATACAGCAATGACAATATACGAACTCACTAAAAAGTTTCCTATTGAAGAGAGATATTCGTTAACTGACCAAATCCGTCGTTCATCACGCTCTGTATGTGCCAATTTAGCAGAGGCTTGGAGAAAACGTAGATATAAGGCTGCTTTTATTGCCAAGTTAAACGATTGTGAGGCGGAAGCTTCTGAAACTCAAGTTTGGATAAAATTTGCCGTCAAATGCGGCTACATAGAAATAAACCAAGCGAGAGAAATTTACAGTACTTACAACAAGGTATTATGCGGTTTAGTAAACATGATTAATAACTCAGCCCAATGGACTATCGGTGAATAA
- a CDS encoding isochorismate synthase codes for MLLLPRPANYHLNCQKLYQFLVASQKNCDRNCSQIVSISLEIDSIDPLALLEKLARPHQLNFYFENKSKGEAIAAIDAVAQLQLAGANRFHLTQKFIRSCLKETDIFDSSNHTFAKPYFFCSFSFFSEATADYPFPVATVFLPRWQIARQGDRCVLVANLSIEADTNIDVFIQQLWRKIHEITSIEQPENEGNHFQREFSQVDVSSIDRFKQAVIDCSELIYEQQLSKVVLAHAIDVQANTNFNLFKCLNRLRQMHPDCYVFSTHNGKGQNFIGASPERLISIRDRQLFTDALAGSISRGKTTAEDTVLANQLLQSEKERHEHRVVIDFITQSLQELGIAPQLLSPRLRRLANIQHLWTPIQAKVPIDVHPLEIVAALHPTPAVGGVSRQLACKKIRTYEKFERGLYAAPLGWVNHQGDSEFIVGIRSALIDGDRARLYAGAGIVAGSNPDREIAEVRLKLQALLKALI; via the coding sequence ATGCTCCTTTTACCGCGCCCTGCCAACTACCACTTAAACTGCCAGAAGCTATACCAGTTTCTTGTAGCTTCGCAAAAAAACTGCGATCGAAATTGTTCTCAAATCGTCAGCATTTCTCTGGAGATCGATTCGATCGATCCGCTGGCTTTACTAGAAAAACTAGCTCGACCCCATCAATTAAATTTCTATTTCGAGAATAAAAGCAAAGGAGAGGCAATCGCTGCTATTGATGCTGTAGCACAGTTACAATTGGCAGGTGCAAATCGTTTTCATCTGACTCAAAAGTTTATTCGCTCTTGTTTAAAAGAAACAGATATTTTTGATTCTTCTAACCATACTTTTGCTAAACCATATTTCTTTTGTAGCTTCAGTTTTTTCTCGGAGGCTACAGCAGATTATCCCTTTCCAGTTGCTACAGTATTTCTACCCCGCTGGCAAATTGCTAGACAAGGCGATCGCTGCGTATTAGTTGCTAACTTGTCAATTGAAGCAGATACAAATATAGATGTATTCATTCAACAATTATGGCGTAAGATTCATGAGATTACCTCAATAGAACAGCCAGAAAACGAAGGAAATCATTTTCAACGAGAATTCAGTCAAGTTGATGTCAGTAGTATCGATCGCTTTAAACAAGCAGTTATTGACTGTTCGGAATTAATTTACGAGCAACAACTGAGTAAAGTTGTCCTGGCTCATGCAATTGACGTGCAGGCAAATACAAACTTTAACTTATTTAAGTGTCTCAACCGCTTGCGACAAATGCATCCCGATTGTTACGTGTTTTCTACTCATAATGGGAAAGGACAAAACTTTATCGGCGCAAGTCCCGAACGATTAATTAGCATTCGCGATCGCCAACTATTTACCGATGCTTTAGCTGGTTCAATTTCGCGAGGAAAAACAACGGCGGAAGATACAGTATTAGCCAATCAATTATTGCAGAGTGAAAAAGAAAGGCACGAACATCGAGTTGTGATTGACTTTATTACGCAAAGTTTGCAAGAACTCGGTATTGCTCCACAATTATTATCGCCTCGGTTACGGCGACTAGCAAATATTCAACATTTATGGACACCAATTCAAGCTAAAGTTCCGATTGATGTTCATCCATTAGAAATTGTTGCCGCTTTACATCCAACTCCAGCAGTAGGAGGAGTTAGCAGACAACTCGCTTGCAAAAAAATTCGCACCTACGAAAAGTTTGAAAGAGGTTTGTATGCTGCACCTTTAGGCTGGGTAAATCATCAAGGAGATAGCGAATTTATTGTGGGAATTCGTTCGGCTTTAATTGATGGCGATCGCGCTAGGTTGTATGCTGGTGCTGGAATTGTTGCTGGCTCTAATCCCGATCGAGAAATTGCCGAAGTCAGGTTGAAATTACAGGCATTACTGAAGGCTTTGATCTGA